The region ACATCTCAATAAACAACCGCACCAATTAATTTCAATTGAAGAATTCTGCGAATATACTGGACTCAAAGTAGAACATGTAGTGCGTTGCATAATAGGATAGTAGAGCAGCTGGAGACTGCTAAGTCCTTAAAAACAATCACAACCAGTTCAATAAGCAGTTTGATTATTAGTCAGCTCTATAAAATAGGACGCTCCCCTAAGACCGCTATAATCCAAAGTCAACTGACAAAGGACGACCACAACAATACAAACTTAGATTGATAAATGCTGTTTTTAACTTTTGAGCATAAAAAAACCCTAGTAAAAACTAGGGTTTTGTGACCTCGACTGGATTCAAACCAGTAACCTCTTGAGCCGTAATCAAGTGCGCTATTCAGTTGCGCCACGAGGCCTTTTATGATGCTAAAGGCGTTTTTATAATTGCTTATATTCAACCTGTTTGCGGGTGCAAATATAGGGATAAATGTATAATCTGCAAGCCTAAAACCGAATAAAAATAAAAAAAAATAAAGGAACCAAATTATGTGTGTGATATTCAATGATTTCCAATAAAATAAATTTTACAAAAACGAATTGTTTTTTCGCCATTAGCTCTGCTGTCTGAGAAAAACAGCCTTAAAGCAGGATTGCAATACCTCAAAATACGGAGAAAACAGCAGCAGCTCCATAGCTTGCAACTAACCCAAAGCCCTACTTGTCACATAATAGCGATAACCGATGAGGACCATTTGCCATTTTTTGGCCTTCGCCAAATCCAATCCGCGCTTGCTGAAACTAGGTAAAATCAGTTTGTTAATTTGAGCTAATACTTTAAACATAAGCTTTTAATTTGGGCTAAAGATATAAAAAAAGACCGTCTTGATGAGAGACGGTCTTTTGGGGAGATTAGAACTATTTTTTCGCATGCAACTGGGACTGATATTCTTCCATTTGTTGCTCGTATACTTTCATTTTCTTTTCAAATGCTTTCATCTCAGCATTAAAGGGTTCCATCTGTTTTTCAAATTCCTCCATTTGTTTTTCAAAAGCGGCCATACTAGGGGCTGCCTTTTGCATTTTTTGCTCATACTCTTGCATTTGATTTTCAAATTGCTTCCACGCTTTTTTATCCCCATTGATCGGGTCTCCTTTGGGCGCTTTAGGGGCCTTTGGAAAATTAGGCGCTTTTGGAGTTTTAAAAGTAAAATTCGGCGGCGTTGGCGGAGTAGGCGGTACCGGAGCTTGAGTGTTGTTGAAAGATTGATTAGTGGATCTTGTTATTATTTTGATCGTTTTTTTATTTGATCCCGTCTTGTTTACATCCATTTGCTTAATGGTGTTTTGATTGAGCTCATCCAATTCTTTTTTGCTGACTCTCTCTCCGTCAATGTAAATTTCTGTGTCATCGGGTATGCCTTGAGTGTTGCGGCTAATGATTTTGATAGTAGACTTACCACTGTTTTTAGTTACATCCATAGTGGCAATGCGGTTTGGATCTAAATTATCCATCTCTGCTTTGCTTACTTTTTTGCCATCGATAAAAATTTCAGTTTGATCATCCTTGTTTACGGTCTGAACTTTTATGACCTTTGTTTTCTTAACAGTGTCATTTGCAATTTCTTTTTTTTGTACATCTGGTTCTGTTGAATTAACTTTTTTAGAGGTATCTGTTTTAACCGTCTTCTCCTGAGCAATGACTTCAATTTGAAAGAATAAGACAAAGGCAATAAGTGCCGGTAATACGGAGAAATACTTCCAATAATTGCTGTTTTTTGATTGATTTTTGTTTAACATAACGATTCGTTTTTTGATTAATGATTGATAAAAATGATTACTGATGGCAACACAATTTTCCTGTGTTGTTATTTTTAAAAGCGTGATTTGATAGGCTTTTTTGTCGGATATTTTCTTCGAGGCTTCGCTATCGGCTATGAATTCAAGGTTTTGCATGATGGCATTTTTGTAGAACCATACTATAGGATTGAACCAGAATACAACACAAAACAGTCGTGAAATTAAAACATCTAAAGTGTGATTTTGCTCGCTGTGCACTTTTTCGTGCTCTAAAATCGATTCTAGTTCTGATCTGGTGTACAAAGAGGAATTGTAAACAATGGTATTAAAGAAAGAAAAGGGAGCCACATTCTCGTTCAGGTCTATAAATTTTAAATCGGCTTGTTGATGAATGGCTTTGTTTTTCAGTATTTTGGTCAAACTATAAAAATCCAAAGCGAACATTATTAAAAACAATAATAAACCTAAGCCATAGCCGATAGCCAGCACCAAATACCAATTGATTTCGAAACCGGTATTTTCCATTGGAGCGCTTATAGGAATATTCGACCAATCTATAGTTGCCGGACTTGGATCAACCCAAATTGTTTTTGTAAAAATAACAAAGGGCAATAGAGCCGATGTAATTAATCCAGCCAATAAAAACCAACGGTTAGCGGTAAAAAAGGTTTCTTTTCGGAGCAAAAAATAATAAGCCAAAAAGAACATGGCCATTAATCCGCTTGATTTAATGAGGTAAATTGATAGTATCTCCATTGCTTTGCTGTATTGAAGGCGCCTTTTTTTAGAATGGCACCATTTATAGTTTATTTATAAATAACTATTTCGCCTCTTTGGGATTTTCAATCATCTCCAATATTTCCCGAAGCTCTTTGGCCGTAATTTTCTCCTCTTTGGCAAAAAAGGAAACCATGTTTTTATACGAACTATTGAAATAATTGTCAATAGCATTAGTCATGAACTTTTTTCGATAATCTTCTAAACTTACAATAGGGTAGTACTGATGGCTGTTTCCAAATGCATTATGGGAAACATATCCTTTTTCTTCCAAGTTGCGTACAATGGTAGAAAGGGTGTTATAATGAGGCTGATCTTCGGTGATTTCCGCCATGACTTCTTTTACGAATGCTTTTTTGAGCTTCCATAAAATGTGCATGATTTCCTCTTCTTTGTTCGTTAGTTTTAGCATGATTTCTTTATTTGAATCAAACTTACAACTATATTTACAGTTTTAAAACTATTTTTATAGTTATTTAACTATTTTTTAAGTTAACGCCATTGCTTGTCATCTTTGAAGTACACCTAAGCCTCCCGACAACTATCAGCACTGTATCCTTCCCACCAATGCCATATTTGATACCTAAACCCGCTAATTTAAATTTGCTGATTCAATATTATGGGATATGAATCAACAAGAACAGATGTATTTTTTGGTTGAAGAATGGAAACAATCCGACTTAACCAAAGCAGAATTTTCAGCTTTAAAATCGCTGAGTTATCATCAATTCAATTATTGGCTAAAAAAGTACAATAAGGAGATGGATTTCGGACAGTCCAAACCGGAAGTTTCCTTTTTCTCGGTTTCGGATAGCCCGAGAAAAGATAAAAAACAGTCAGCCTCAAAAGAGATAGATCAGAAAACCATGCGAATCGATCTTCCTGGAGGAATCACCATTACGATTTACTGATGCTGGGCTTGAGTGCAGGTGTTCGCTATCACATGTGCTGTACTTTGGTGGATATGCGAAAGGGTTTTGACGGACTTTCGGGCTTGGTTCGGAATTATCTGAACCAAAACCCTCAAACGGGCGATGTTTTTGTTTTTTTGAACAAATCCAAAACCCATATCAAACTGCTGTATTGGGACGGCGACGGATTTGCGATTTTCTACAAACGACTAGAACAAGGAAGGTTTGATTTTTTGACAAGCGATTCGGTTTCAAGGGAATTAAAAAGAGAGGAATTGCTACTGGTTTTGGGTGGTCTTAAATTGAGAGATTTCAAGCAAAAAAAGAGATACAAAACAGCCGAAAAATAATCGTAAATACCTTTGAAATTTTGCATTTTTACTGTTGTTTTCTTATTTTTGAAGCATGGAAAACGCACCAGATTTGTTTGATAATTACTCTAAAGACGAACTTTTGAAATTACTCAAAAGTCAAATAAAAGCGAATTCCAAATTAGAATCCAAATCTAATAAATTAGAATCCAAAACCGAAAAATTAGAGATTGTAGCCACGAAACTTGAACAAGAGGTTAGTTATCTAAAATTCCAGATTGAACAGTTCAAAAGAGCAATGTACGGTTCTAAGAAAGAACGTTTCATCGCCAGTGAAAATCCGGAGCAATTAGCCATTCCTTTTGAAATCGATGAGCAAGAAGTAGCACAAGCCGTTGAATCGGTAAAAGAGCAAATCACTTACGAACGCGAAAAAGCAAGCAAAAAGCATCAAGGCCGTATGGCTTTACCATCGCACCTTGCGGTAAACGAAATCATTTTGGAACCGACTGAAAATGTAGAAGGATTGAAATGCATTGGTCAGGAAATTACTGATGAATTGGAATATACTCCCGCAAAATTGTTCATCAACCGTTACATCCGAAATAAATATGTTGCCCCGGTGGATGAAAAAGGAAACCAGCAAGTCAAAATTGCCTCTCTCGATTTTCGTCCGATTCCAAAATGTATTGCTGGAACCCATCTTTTGACTCAAATCATCACCGATAAGTTTGTGGATCACCTTCCGCTTTACCGACAGATACAGCGATTTTCAAGAGAAGGAGTCGATATACCTTCTTCTACGGTCGATTCATGGGTAAGATTAGTATCCCAATTACTTCGACCCTTGTACGAATGTCACCGACAGCATACGCTGAAAAACGGTTATCTTCAGGCGGATGAATCCCCAATAAAAGTACAGGACACAGATAAAAAAGGCGCAACACATACTGGATTTATGTGGGTGTATCACGCGCCTATACCCAAAAGTGTGTATTTTGATTATCGAAAAGGACGCGGCAGCGAAGGCCCTTTGGAAATGTTAAACGATTTTGTAGGTTATCTTCAAACCGATGGTTATGGAGTATATCCGCAATTTGCACTCAAAGAAAACGTCACACAGATAGCTTGTTGGGCACATGCGCGCCGTTATTTTGAAAAAGCATTGGATTATAACAAAGCAAATGCTTCGCACGTGATGTTGCTTATCCAAAAGCTATATGAAATTGAACGAAAAGCCACTTCTGAAAACTTTTCAATCCAGGAAAAATATGCTTTAAGATTAAAAGAATCACATCCCTTACTTAACGAAATAGGGAACTACATTGCAGTGCAGTCAAAATTAGAATTACCCAAAAGTCCGCTGGGCAAGGCCTACAATTATTGCTTGAAACGTTGGGACAGTTTGATGGCTTATCTAAAAGACGGAAATCTGCATATTGACAACAATCAGGTTGAAAATACCATTCGACCCTTGGCCTTGGGAAGAAAAAATTATCTTTTTGCAGGTTCACACCAAGCTGCAAAGGATATTGCCATGTATTATTCGTTTTTTGCCAGCTGCAAGAAAAATAATATCAATCCATCCAAATGGCTACATCATGTCCTTGAAAATATCAACGACACCAAATCTTCAGAACTTCACAATCTTCTTCCTCAATACTTCAATCAGAATTTATTGGATTGATGTAGTTGCTGGGGTGGATACTTTTTTGTTACTTTTTTGATCAAGACAAATCGAAGATTCAGCGAACACTACTTACAATAAAAGTTAAGTGAGCTAAAAAAGTAAAAAGCTAATTTAAAAAAACAAAACCCAAAATTCTCCCGACAACTATCAGTACTGAACACTGCTCACTGCTCACTGAACACTGTTCACACACAACTCCTCAACCGCCCTTAAATTAAAAACATAGAAAAACAACGATAATATGACTTGTGTTAATCATATATCAAATTGTTGTTATTTCCGCGATTCAAATGTCCTTAGCTTCCGCAGTCGAGCGTCAAATGTTTGAAGAAGTCGTAAAAACAAAAACTGTTTGAGCGAAGCGAGTTTTTTTGTTTTAGACTTCGAAGACTAATTTGACCGACGAGGGAGCTCAGACTTGATTTTTTTGTTACTTTTTTGATCAAGACAAATCGAAGATTCAGCGAACACTACTTACAATAAAAGTTAAGTGAGCTAAAAAAGGAAAAAGCTAATTTAAAAAAACAAAACCCAAAATTCTCCCGACAACTATCAGTACTGAACACTGCTCACTGAACACTGAACACTGAATACTGAATACTGTTCACACACAACTCCTCAACCGCCCTTAAATTAAAAACGTCAAAAAACAACGATAAAACGACGTGGCAGCAGTCCGCGAGTTGAGGACGAAGGACGAACGGCTCGGGCTGCGGAACAGAGTTTTGAGGTAGTTTTTAAGTTTTTAATTTTCAGGCTTGATTTTTTGTTTCTTTTGCATCAAGGCAAAAGAAAAGAATTTAAAATACAAAAGAGTTTTTTGTTATTAGTTAAGACAAATGTTTTAAGCTAATATTAGTTTCCAGCTTCAGCAACTTTTGCAACCAGATACAACAGCCTGCCGCTGCGAGTCCAAAAGTCCCCATCACAAACCAGTTGATCTGATAACCAAATTGCGCTATGATTTCCATTCCCATTTTAGAACTAATGATATGAGCCAGACTAAAACTCATCGTATAAAGCGCCATATAGCGACCTTCATGACCTTTGGTAGCTCTGCTCATGGCAAAACTATTCGAAAAAGGAAAGGCAAATATTTCTCCTATAGAAATGATAATCATGCTGATAACTAAAATACCAGCCCAAACATTAATAAGCAGGCAATAGAAACTGACAGCCATCATCATCGA is a window of Flavobacterium acetivorans DNA encoding:
- the tnpC gene encoding IS66 family transposase; its protein translation is MENAPDLFDNYSKDELLKLLKSQIKANSKLESKSNKLESKTEKLEIVATKLEQEVSYLKFQIEQFKRAMYGSKKERFIASENPEQLAIPFEIDEQEVAQAVESVKEQITYEREKASKKHQGRMALPSHLAVNEIILEPTENVEGLKCIGQEITDELEYTPAKLFINRYIRNKYVAPVDEKGNQQVKIASLDFRPIPKCIAGTHLLTQIITDKFVDHLPLYRQIQRFSREGVDIPSSTVDSWVRLVSQLLRPLYECHRQHTLKNGYLQADESPIKVQDTDKKGATHTGFMWVYHAPIPKSVYFDYRKGRGSEGPLEMLNDFVGYLQTDGYGVYPQFALKENVTQIACWAHARRYFEKALDYNKANASHVMLLIQKLYEIERKATSENFSIQEKYALRLKESHPLLNEIGNYIAVQSKLELPKSPLGKAYNYCLKRWDSLMAYLKDGNLHIDNNQVENTIRPLALGRKNYLFAGSHQAAKDIAMYYSFFASCKKNNINPSKWLHHVLENINDTKSSELHNLLPQYFNQNLLD
- a CDS encoding BlaI/MecI/CopY family transcriptional regulator, giving the protein MLKLTNKEEEIMHILWKLKKAFVKEVMAEITEDQPHYNTLSTIVRNLEEKGYVSHNAFGNSHQYYPIVSLEDYRKKFMTNAIDNYFNSSYKNMVSFFAKEEKITAKELREILEMIENPKEAK
- a CDS encoding M56 family metallopeptidase, translated to MEILSIYLIKSSGLMAMFFLAYYFLLRKETFFTANRWFLLAGLITSALLPFVIFTKTIWVDPSPATIDWSNIPISAPMENTGFEINWYLVLAIGYGLGLLLFLIMFALDFYSLTKILKNKAIHQQADLKFIDLNENVAPFSFFNTIVYNSSLYTRSELESILEHEKVHSEQNHTLDVLISRLFCVVFWFNPIVWFYKNAIMQNLEFIADSEASKKISDKKAYQITLLKITTQENCVAISNHFYQSLIKKRIVMLNKNQSKNSNYWKYFSVLPALIAFVLFFQIEVIAQEKTVKTDTSKKVNSTEPDVQKKEIANDTVKKTKVIKVQTVNKDDQTEIFIDGKKVSKAEMDNLDPNRIATMDVTKNSGKSTIKIISRNTQGIPDDTEIYIDGERVSKKELDELNQNTIKQMDVNKTGSNKKTIKIITRSTNQSFNNTQAPVPPTPPTPPNFTFKTPKAPNFPKAPKAPKGDPINGDKKAWKQFENQMQEYEQKMQKAAPSMAAFEKQMEEFEKQMEPFNAEMKAFEKKMKVYEQQMEEYQSQLHAKK
- the tnpA gene encoding IS66 family insertion sequence element accessory protein TnpA, yielding MNQQEQMYFLVEEWKQSDLTKAEFSALKSLSYHQFNYWLKKYNKEMDFGQSKPEVSFFSVSDSPRKDKKQSASKEIDQKTMRIDLPGGITITIY
- a CDS encoding SsrA-binding protein, with amino-acid sequence MFKVLAQINKLILPSFSKRGLDLAKAKKWQMVLIGYRYYVTSRALG
- the tnpB gene encoding IS66 family insertion sequence element accessory protein TnpB (TnpB, as the term is used for proteins encoded by IS66 family insertion elements, is considered an accessory protein, since TnpC, encoded by a neighboring gene, is a DDE family transposase.); its protein translation is MLGLSAGVRYHMCCTLVDMRKGFDGLSGLVRNYLNQNPQTGDVFVFLNKSKTHIKLLYWDGDGFAIFYKRLEQGRFDFLTSDSVSRELKREELLLVLGGLKLRDFKQKKRYKTAEK